From Amycolatopsis sp. YIM 10, the proteins below share one genomic window:
- a CDS encoding cytochrome P450, which produces MNSETTGTRTTEPPPFPMARTCPLHPAPEYAVLRAENPVSQVTVDVTGKPAWVIAKHEHVKQVLTSSAMSSSWKKPGYPLQVALSEEILENLELPLLAQDPPDHTVRRRLLIPELTVKRMQALAPRIQEIVDEHITAMLEHGGPIDLVPALAAPVPGLLFGELMGASREDGALFKEHAEATMTHGVSAEKLDALQMRMEAHLDKLVTEKENNSTDDLLSRIIQRNNEDGRLEHANIVALARMLLFGGFDTVANMISLGTVTLLRHPEQLDELRRDPSLMPKAIGELIRFLSINDSASRRVATEDVTIGGQLIRAGEGVILLYGSANRDESVWENPDELDIHRDTRGHVALGGGIHQCPGGSLVKVELEIVFNTLFRRIPGLRLAVPFEELRFKNDSLMYGVHELPVTW; this is translated from the coding sequence ATGAACAGCGAAACGACCGGCACGCGGACCACCGAGCCGCCGCCGTTCCCGATGGCGCGGACCTGCCCGCTGCACCCGGCACCCGAGTACGCCGTGCTGCGGGCGGAGAACCCGGTCTCCCAGGTCACCGTGGACGTGACCGGGAAGCCGGCCTGGGTGATCGCCAAGCACGAGCACGTCAAGCAGGTGCTCACCTCGTCCGCGATGAGTTCGAGCTGGAAGAAGCCCGGTTATCCGCTGCAGGTGGCGCTGTCGGAGGAGATCCTGGAGAACCTCGAACTGCCGCTGCTCGCGCAGGATCCGCCGGACCACACGGTCCGACGGCGCCTGCTCATCCCCGAGCTGACGGTGAAGCGCATGCAGGCGCTCGCCCCGCGCATCCAGGAGATCGTGGACGAGCACATCACCGCGATGCTCGAGCACGGCGGACCGATCGACCTGGTGCCCGCGCTCGCCGCACCGGTGCCGGGCCTGCTGTTCGGCGAGCTGATGGGTGCTTCGCGGGAGGACGGCGCGCTGTTCAAGGAGCACGCCGAGGCGACCATGACCCACGGCGTCAGCGCGGAGAAGCTCGACGCGCTCCAGATGCGGATGGAGGCGCACCTGGACAAGCTGGTCACCGAGAAGGAGAACAACTCGACCGACGACCTGCTCAGCCGGATCATCCAGCGCAACAACGAGGACGGCAGGCTGGAGCACGCCAACATCGTGGCGCTGGCCAGGATGCTGCTGTTCGGCGGCTTCGACACCGTCGCCAACATGATCTCGCTGGGCACCGTGACCCTGCTGCGCCACCCCGAGCAGCTCGACGAACTCCGGCGCGACCCGTCGCTGATGCCCAAGGCGATCGGCGAGCTGATCCGCTTCCTCAGCATCAACGACTCGGCCAGCCGCCGGGTGGCCACCGAGGACGTGACGATCGGCGGGCAGCTGATCCGGGCCGGGGAAGGCGTCATCCTGCTCTACGGCTCGGCGAACCGGGACGAGTCGGTGTGGGAGAACCCGGACGAGCTGGACATCCACCGCGACACCCGCGGGCACGTCGCGCTCGGCGGCGGGATCCACCAGTGCCCCGGCGGCAGCCTGGTCAAGGTGGAGCTGGAGATCGTGTTCAACACGCTGTTCCGGCGGATTCCCGGCCTGCGCCTGGCGGTTCCGTTCGAGGAGCTGCGGTTCAAGAACGACTCGCTGATGTACGGCGTGCACGAACTGCCGGTGACCTGGTGA